One genomic window of Herpetosiphonaceae bacterium includes the following:
- a CDS encoding phage holin family protein, whose amino-acid sequence MGRLVLRLIVTAAALFVAIALVDGVDLAGVTPGALPSAQTFLNLLLVAVIFGLVNAIVRPILKAMTCAITFFTLGLFIFVINALMLLLTSFIAQQFDLGFTVDGPIPALLGSIVVSIVSIVLSIFVPDKDD is encoded by the coding sequence ATGGGACGGCTGGTACTGCGGCTCATAGTAACGGCGGCGGCGCTCTTTGTCGCGATTGCACTGGTCGATGGCGTCGATCTGGCAGGCGTGACACCCGGAGCATTGCCATCTGCACAAACATTCTTGAATCTGTTGCTGGTCGCGGTGATCTTTGGCCTGGTCAATGCGATCGTCCGGCCTATCTTGAAAGCGATGACCTGCGCGATCACGTTCTTTACGCTCGGCCTGTTCATCTTTGTGATCAACGCGCTGATGCTGCTGCTGACATCGTTCATCGCGCAGCAGTTCGATCTGGGCTTCACGGTCGACGGCCCGATCCCGGCGCTGCTTGGCTCGATCGTCGTCAGCATCGTCAGCATCGTCCTGTCGATCTTCGTGCCCGACAAGGACGACTAG
- the ychF gene encoding redox-regulated ATPase YchF, whose translation MKIGIIGLPNSGKTTVFNALTGGNAETAAYSSGQLEPNLATVKVPDERLNVLAQMYKPKKITFADVQYIDVAGLSGDRKGGGLPAAFLNYIAQVDALLHVVRTFEDASVPHPEDSVNPSRDIETVDLELMFSDMAIIERRLQRIEPEIKKMTGKEKELRVQERDVLLRLQSGLEQNVPIRDQEMSADEEKMLRGFQFLSAKPILIVLNIGEAQLGQDLAGGIAYAHKKAAIVQLAGKVEAEIAQLDEADAQVFLADLNIDEPARDRAIEASYNLLGLISFLTAGPDEVRAWPLRQNTPAVEAAGEIHSDIQRGFIRAEIVAYDDLIAAGSMAEAKKRGTVRMEGKTYIVKDGDICNFLFNV comes from the coding sequence ATGAAGATTGGTATCATCGGCCTGCCGAACAGCGGAAAAACCACCGTGTTCAACGCCCTGACGGGCGGCAACGCCGAGACGGCGGCCTACTCGTCGGGCCAGCTTGAGCCGAATCTGGCGACCGTGAAGGTGCCCGACGAGCGGCTCAACGTGCTGGCGCAGATGTATAAGCCCAAGAAGATCACCTTTGCCGACGTGCAGTATATCGACGTGGCCGGTCTGAGCGGCGACCGCAAGGGCGGCGGGCTGCCCGCGGCATTTCTCAACTATATCGCGCAGGTCGACGCGCTGCTGCATGTGGTGCGCACCTTCGAGGATGCCAGCGTGCCGCATCCCGAAGATTCGGTCAATCCCAGCCGCGACATCGAAACCGTCGATCTGGAGCTGATGTTCTCCGATATGGCGATCATCGAGCGCCGGTTGCAGCGCATCGAGCCTGAGATCAAGAAGATGACGGGCAAAGAGAAAGAGCTGCGCGTGCAGGAGCGCGATGTGTTGCTGCGGCTCCAGAGCGGCCTTGAGCAGAATGTTCCGATCCGCGATCAGGAGATGTCGGCGGACGAGGAGAAGATGCTGCGCGGCTTTCAGTTCCTATCGGCCAAGCCGATCCTGATCGTGCTCAACATCGGCGAGGCGCAGCTCGGCCAGGATCTCGCGGGCGGCATCGCCTACGCGCACAAGAAGGCCGCGATCGTCCAGCTCGCGGGCAAGGTCGAGGCCGAGATCGCGCAGCTCGACGAGGCCGACGCGCAGGTCTTTCTTGCCGATCTCAACATCGACGAGCCCGCCCGCGACCGCGCGATCGAGGCGTCGTACAACCTGCTGGGCCTGATCTCGTTTCTCACGGCTGGCCCCGACGAGGTACGCGCCTGGCCGCTGCGGCAGAACACGCCCGCCGTCGAGGCCGCAGGCGAGATCCACTCCGATATTCAGCGCGGCTTTATTCGCGCCGAGATCGTCGCCTACGACGACCTGATCGCCGCCGGGTCGATGGCCGAGGCCAAGAAGCGCGGCACGGTGCGCATGGAAGGCAAGACCTATATCGTCAAAGACGGCGATATCTGCAATTTCTTGTTCAATGTGTAG
- a CDS encoding class I SAM-dependent methyltransferase, protein MDTKAGWETMYSTKDPTQVSWYQEHPRLSLHLIQSTGIDPTAPIIDVGGGAATLVDDLLAHGFQNITVLDISAAALEAARKRLGPRAAAVTWLEADIAQVQLPHHAYTVWHDRAVFHFLTDPDDRRRYVEAMRHAVEPGGHVIVATFAPEGPRKCSGLDVVRYDARTLHDEFGDDFTLISSANETHRTPFGTDQKFIYCYCRKQ, encoded by the coding sequence ATGGATACCAAAGCCGGGTGGGAAACGATGTATAGCACAAAAGATCCTACACAGGTGAGCTGGTATCAGGAACATCCCCGGCTCTCGCTCCATCTCATCCAGAGCACGGGAATCGATCCGACGGCTCCGATCATTGATGTCGGCGGCGGAGCTGCGACGCTTGTGGATGACCTGCTCGCGCACGGATTTCAGAACATCACCGTGCTTGACATCTCGGCGGCTGCGCTTGAGGCCGCACGGAAGCGGCTCGGTCCACGCGCAGCCGCCGTTACCTGGCTAGAGGCCGATATTGCTCAGGTGCAGTTGCCGCACCATGCTTATACGGTCTGGCATGACCGTGCTGTCTTTCATTTCCTGACCGATCCTGACGATCGTCGAAGATATGTCGAAGCGATGCGCCATGCGGTGGAGCCTGGCGGTCATGTGATCGTTGCCACCTTCGCGCCGGAGGGGCCGAGGAAGTGCAGCGGCCTGGATGTCGTCCGCTATGATGCGCGGACGCTTCATGACGAGTTTGGTGACGATTTTACTCTGATATCGAGCGCCAACGAAACGCATCGAACGCCGTTTGGAACCGATCAGAAGTTTATCTACTGCTACTGCCGCAAGCAGTAA
- a CDS encoding citrate/2-methylcitrate synthase has translation MTNKAVDASPAEKGLEGIIAAKTAISYIDGQNGRLFYQGIEINELAEHSSFEETIYLLWHGKLPNRQELADLEQQLKAQHGIPDELIQIMQRLPKGTTPMSVLRTATSALAGFVDDSEATSHEALVKHAICLTASFPSIIAAWGRISQGKEVLHPREDLNHAANFLYMLNGEVPNERAARVLDVALILHADHGLNASTFAARVTASTLSDMFSAITSAVGTLKGPLHGGANEQVMRMLQEIKTPERASSWLEDALANKKKISGFGHRVYRADDPRALILRRISKDVGDANNNPQWYELSDQIEQRMGELKPNLPINVDFYSASTYHVLGIPIAFFTPIFAMSRVAGWTAHVIEQLANNRLVRPESLYTGPVDVKYVPIEERS, from the coding sequence ATGACGAATAAGGCGGTTGACGCTTCGCCTGCTGAAAAGGGCCTGGAAGGCATTATTGCGGCCAAGACAGCAATTAGCTATATTGATGGTCAGAATGGTCGGCTTTTTTATCAGGGTATCGAAATTAACGAGCTTGCCGAGCACTCATCGTTCGAGGAAACGATCTACCTCCTCTGGCATGGGAAGCTGCCGAATCGTCAGGAGCTAGCCGATCTCGAACAGCAGCTCAAGGCGCAGCATGGCATTCCCGATGAGCTGATCCAGATCATGCAGCGCTTGCCGAAGGGCACAACGCCGATGAGCGTGCTGCGCACGGCAACGTCGGCGCTCGCCGGCTTCGTCGACGACAGCGAGGCCACCTCACACGAGGCGCTGGTCAAGCACGCGATCTGTCTGACGGCCAGCTTTCCGTCGATCATCGCCGCCTGGGGCAGGATCAGCCAGGGCAAAGAGGTGCTCCACCCGCGCGAGGACCTGAACCATGCCGCCAACTTCCTGTACATGCTCAACGGCGAAGTTCCGAACGAACGCGCCGCGCGGGTGCTCGACGTTGCGCTGATTCTGCACGCCGATCACGGCCTGAACGCCTCGACGTTTGCCGCGCGGGTGACAGCCTCCACGCTCTCCGATATGTTCTCGGCTATCACCTCGGCGGTCGGCACGCTCAAAGGCCCGCTTCACGGCGGCGCGAACGAGCAGGTCATGCGCATGCTCCAAGAGATCAAGACGCCGGAGCGGGCGTCGAGCTGGCTGGAGGACGCGCTGGCGAACAAGAAGAAGATCTCAGGCTTCGGCCATCGCGTCTACCGCGCCGACGATCCGCGCGCCTTGATCCTGCGCCGGATCTCGAAGGATGTGGGCGATGCCAACAACAATCCGCAGTGGTACGAGCTGTCGGATCAGATCGAGCAGCGCATGGGCGAGCTGAAGCCGAACCTGCCGATCAACGTCGATTTCTACTCGGCCTCGACGTACCACGTCCTGGGTATTCCGATCGCGTTCTTCACGCCGATCTTCGCGATGAGCCGCGTCGCGGGCTGGACGGCGCATGTGATCGAGCAGCTTGCCAACAATCGCCTTGTGCGCCCCGAATCTCTCTACACCGGCCCGGTGGATGTTAAGTACGTACCAATCGAGGAGCGCAGCTAG
- a CDS encoding VOC family protein produces MMATSIQVVFDCADPDRLARFWAATLGYKLQDPPEGFESWQGWLRAQHVPEEHWNSASAIVDPDGQGARIFFQRVPEPKTVKNRVHLDVNVGGPAGTPMEERRTRVNREVERVIALGATKLREAEERGDYWVVMTDPEGNEFCLQ; encoded by the coding sequence ATGATGGCTACGTCGATTCAGGTCGTCTTCGATTGCGCCGATCCCGATCGGCTGGCACGATTTTGGGCAGCGACGCTCGGGTACAAGCTGCAAGATCCGCCTGAGGGTTTCGAGAGCTGGCAGGGCTGGCTGCGCGCGCAGCATGTGCCTGAGGAGCACTGGAACTCTGCCAGCGCGATCGTCGATCCCGATGGGCAGGGCGCGCGGATCTTCTTTCAGCGCGTGCCTGAGCCGAAGACCGTCAAGAATCGAGTGCATCTGGATGTCAACGTCGGCGGTCCGGCTGGCACGCCCATGGAGGAGCGGCGCACACGGGTGAATCGCGAGGTGGAGCGGGTGATCGCGCTGGGTGCTACGAAGCTGCGTGAAGCAGAGGAGCGCGGCGATTACTGGGTGGTGATGACCGACCCTGAGGGCAACGAGTTTTGCCTGCAATAG
- a CDS encoding HDIG domain-containing protein: MFDETNARAILYEWVTSESLRNHCEAVAASMRHFARKHGENESLWSAVGLLHDLDYEKFPNYEQSPTEGHPFVAVAWLREQGWPEEVTRAILSHADYSGVPRETIMEKTLYAVDELSGFVTAVALVRPTRSVHDVEVKSVKKKLKDKDFAAKVNRQDIARGAEELGLPIDELIAEVIAALRASASRLGLEGQSAAQPNER, translated from the coding sequence ATGTTCGACGAGACGAATGCTCGTGCGATTCTATACGAGTGGGTAACATCCGAAAGCCTGCGCAACCACTGTGAGGCTGTCGCCGCCTCGATGCGCCACTTTGCGCGGAAGCATGGCGAGAATGAATCGCTGTGGAGCGCGGTGGGCCTGCTGCACGACCTCGATTATGAAAAGTTTCCTAACTACGAGCAAAGCCCAACCGAGGGCCATCCGTTTGTGGCCGTAGCGTGGCTGCGTGAGCAGGGCTGGCCCGAAGAAGTCACCCGCGCTATCCTCTCGCACGCCGACTACAGCGGGGTGCCACGCGAGACGATCATGGAAAAAACGCTCTACGCCGTGGATGAGCTGTCGGGTTTTGTGACGGCTGTCGCACTTGTGCGGCCCACCAGGAGCGTCCACGATGTGGAGGTCAAATCGGTCAAGAAAAAGCTCAAGGACAAAGATTTTGCCGCCAAGGTCAACCGCCAGGACATCGCGCGCGGCGCTGAGGAGCTGGGCTTGCCGATCGATGAGCTGATCGCCGAGGTGATCGCAGCGCTGCGGGCATCGGCCTCACGCCTGGGCCTTGAGGGCCAGAGCGCGGCGCAGCCCAACGAGCGCTAG